A single window of Cytophagia bacterium CHB2 DNA harbors:
- a CDS encoding BrnT family toxin, with product MDTLLLNCAGFDWDDGNTDKNWVQHRVSNSECEEVFFNRPLIVGDDKRHSASEKRYYTLGRTDAGRCLFVVFTA from the coding sequence ATGGACACGCTCCTTTTGAATTGTGCCGGCTTCGATTGGGACGATGGGAATACCGATAAAAATTGGGTTCAGCATCGCGTCTCAAATAGCGAATGCGAAGAAGTGTTTTTCAACCGGCCGCTTATCGTAGGAGATGACAAAAGGCATTCGGCATCCGAAAAACGATACTACACACTGGGCCGCACGGACGCCGGCAGATGTTTGTTTGTTGTTTTCACCGCCTGA